One window of Stenotrophomonas indicatrix genomic DNA carries:
- a CDS encoding DUF998 domain-containing protein, which yields MTAVRNLAIQQAVYVPLGAMLALIAFAFTVPGYHPVSQHLSEMGLLPGLPAKAVQVGPAVSGSAILLFSLALLAQSRRFALTALTSTLFGVAMLSNGLFTIGSPMHGLHAIGIFSILTPLLFLAELGPQASTRMAWFARASSLLGMAYLWLMMSGFDPEPYRGLTQRLALLPAFGWYTLAALELRRFRG from the coding sequence GTGACCGCAGTGCGGAACCTGGCGATCCAGCAGGCCGTGTATGTTCCCCTCGGCGCAATGCTGGCGCTGATTGCTTTTGCATTCACCGTGCCCGGCTACCACCCGGTCTCGCAGCACCTCAGCGAGATGGGCCTGCTGCCGGGGCTGCCAGCCAAGGCGGTGCAGGTCGGCCCGGCGGTCAGTGGCTCGGCCATCCTCCTCTTCAGCCTCGCGTTGCTGGCGCAGAGTCGACGTTTCGCGCTCACTGCGCTCACCTCCACGTTGTTCGGGGTGGCCATGCTCAGCAACGGCCTCTTCACCATCGGCAGCCCGATGCATGGCCTCCATGCCATCGGCATCTTCTCGATCCTCACCCCGCTGCTGTTCCTGGCAGAGCTGGGCCCGCAGGCGTCCACGCGGATGGCATGGTTTGCGCGCGCCAGTTCGCTGCTGGGCATGGCCTATCTGTGGCTGATGATGTCCGGCTTCGATCCGGAGCCCTATCGCGGCCTAACCCAGCGCCTTGCGCTGCTGCCGGCGTTCGGCTGGTACACCCTCGCGGCGCTGGAGCTGCGTCGATTCCGCGGTTGA
- a CDS encoding NAD(P)/FAD-dependent oxidoreductase, protein MPHTPTANDYDVIIVGASFAGAACALAAAQYGLRVCVLERKADPGERLHTTGIVVKEAMQHTWLGRMPEQLVQRVARVRLYAPNLRNVLLAAPGYYFLTTDTPNLMRWLASELRASGVDLRLQQSFTDACRDGDAWQVEGVGRTAYLVGADGARSRVALRTGLGQVRDNLYGVEREFAGVQLPEGDALHCFVSRRFAPGYIGWAAQNPTGVQVGLALRHDPAHARAPDIEGFLEHVRDVVGLPHSAQVAGTRAGLVPCGLPDGPITAPGVILTGDAAGVVSPLSAGGIHSSWRHGWAVGDAIGLHRRGKGPAAEQVARQAAPTFHRKRVLRWAMDHLQRDWPVDALLRTGPVRRLAEQIYFHRRGVRA, encoded by the coding sequence ATGCCTCACACTCCCACGGCCAACGACTACGACGTGATCATCGTCGGCGCCAGTTTTGCAGGTGCTGCCTGTGCACTCGCCGCCGCCCAGTACGGCCTGCGTGTCTGCGTGCTCGAACGCAAGGCCGACCCCGGCGAGCGCCTGCATACCACCGGCATCGTGGTGAAGGAGGCCATGCAGCACACCTGGCTTGGTCGCATGCCCGAACAGCTGGTGCAGCGCGTGGCGCGCGTGCGCCTGTACGCACCGAACCTGCGCAATGTGTTGCTGGCCGCACCGGGCTACTACTTCCTCACCACCGATACACCGAACCTGATGCGCTGGTTGGCCAGCGAACTGCGCGCCAGTGGCGTGGACCTGCGGTTGCAGCAGTCGTTCACCGACGCCTGCCGCGACGGCGACGCGTGGCAGGTTGAAGGGGTGGGGCGCACGGCCTATCTGGTCGGCGCTGACGGCGCGCGTTCACGCGTCGCGCTGCGCACCGGCCTGGGCCAGGTGCGCGACAACCTGTATGGCGTCGAGCGCGAGTTTGCCGGCGTGCAGCTGCCGGAAGGCGATGCCTTGCACTGCTTTGTCAGCCGCCGGTTCGCACCCGGCTACATCGGCTGGGCCGCGCAGAACCCCACCGGCGTGCAGGTGGGATTGGCGCTGCGGCATGATCCCGCACATGCACGCGCGCCGGATATCGAGGGATTCCTTGAACACGTGCGCGACGTTGTGGGACTTCCGCACTCGGCCCAGGTTGCCGGCACCCGCGCGGGGCTGGTGCCCTGCGGGTTGCCGGATGGCCCGATCACCGCGCCGGGCGTGATCCTGACCGGTGATGCGGCAGGTGTCGTCTCGCCGCTGTCGGCCGGCGGCATCCACTCGTCATGGCGGCACGGCTGGGCGGTCGGTGATGCGATCGGGCTGCACCGGCGCGGCAAGGGGCCAGCCGCCGAGCAGGTGGCAAGGCAGGCGGCCCCCACCTTTCACCGCAAGCGCGTGCTGCGCTGGGCCATGGACCACCTGCAGCGGGACTGGCCGGTCGATGCGCTGCTGCGTACCGGCCCGGTGCGCCGGCTGGCCGAACAGATCTACTTCCACCGACGGGGCGTTCGGGCGTGA
- a CDS encoding ABC transporter ATP-binding protein, with product MTNTSTTSPTLRADALEKGFVSGDVHVPVLRGLSLDIYPGELTLVSGPSGCGKSTLLSLMSGLSTPDGGRVHALGQDVSHMTRSEVERFRLHHVGFVFQGFNLFPALTALEQVQLPLGYRGMRNRDSEPLARQALDEVGLSHRSHMRPAQLSGGEKQRVAVARAFAKSPTLIFADEPTSALDAENGQRVIDILHRYARTHQATVLCVSHDPRLIRHADRVIAMEDGTVRDDRRQNETVGPSR from the coding sequence ATGACGAACACCTCCACCACGTCCCCGACGCTGCGTGCCGACGCACTGGAGAAGGGCTTCGTCTCCGGCGATGTGCACGTTCCCGTGCTGCGTGGCCTGTCGCTGGACATCTATCCCGGCGAATTGACCCTGGTGTCGGGCCCCTCCGGCTGCGGCAAAAGCACGTTGCTGTCGCTGATGTCCGGGCTATCCACGCCCGACGGCGGGCGCGTGCATGCGCTTGGACAGGACGTCAGCCACATGACCCGCAGCGAGGTGGAACGCTTCCGCCTGCATCATGTTGGTTTCGTGTTCCAGGGCTTCAATCTGTTCCCGGCGCTGACCGCACTGGAGCAGGTGCAGCTGCCGTTGGGCTATCGCGGCATGCGCAACCGTGACAGCGAGCCGCTGGCGCGGCAGGCGCTGGACGAGGTCGGTCTCTCGCACCGCAGCCACATGCGTCCCGCACAGTTGTCCGGCGGCGAGAAGCAGCGCGTAGCGGTTGCACGTGCCTTCGCCAAGTCACCGACACTGATCTTTGCAGATGAGCCCACCAGTGCGTTGGACGCCGAGAACGGCCAGCGTGTGATCGACATACTGCACCGTTATGCGCGCACACATCAGGCCACGGTGCTGTGCGTAAGCCACGATCCACGCCTGATCCGCCATGCGGATCGGGTGATCGCCATGGAAGACGGCACGGTCCGCGATGACCGTCGCCAGAACGAAACCGTAGGGCCCAGCCGATGA
- a CDS encoding ABC transporter permease, translating into MIALARKTLVYEWRRFLPVVLAMCFAGVLLIVQAALVLGIFGTAAIYVKASSADVWAGFAGTQSVNYGHAISADVESRLRMDPDVTRVEPYEWVDGEWRSSAQGIGNVSVYLSGISTADDAMMFSRILSPELRAQLREPGAVIVDSADLDTLGVDLRSNRAWINGKAVRVVAAQPGLRGLGGVNVLASLDTARAIAGTDPHEGSTYFVAGTRSPELAGRVRDRLNDSTGRATPVEFWTAPEFASRSQQYWLFDTGAGIAVLFIAVIVCFVGAVITNQSFAAVVAGSVREYATLNALGAGRYALARVVFEQAVLIGGVGMLLAAAFSTVVLLAAQTQRVPVQLTPTVVLGCVALVAVMAMLSSIMAVRSVVRSDPSLLLR; encoded by the coding sequence ATGATCGCGCTTGCCCGCAAGACGCTGGTTTACGAGTGGCGCCGATTCCTGCCGGTGGTGCTGGCCATGTGTTTCGCCGGTGTCCTGCTGATCGTGCAGGCGGCACTGGTGCTGGGCATCTTCGGCACCGCTGCGATCTACGTGAAGGCGTCCAGCGCCGATGTCTGGGCTGGCTTTGCCGGCACGCAGAGCGTGAACTACGGCCATGCGATCAGCGCGGATGTCGAGAGCCGGCTGCGCATGGACCCGGATGTCACCCGCGTCGAGCCCTACGAATGGGTCGATGGCGAGTGGCGCTCCAGCGCGCAGGGTATCGGCAACGTGTCGGTGTATCTGTCCGGCATCTCCACGGCGGACGACGCGATGATGTTCTCGCGCATCCTGTCGCCTGAGCTGCGTGCGCAGTTGCGTGAGCCCGGCGCGGTGATCGTCGACAGCGCTGACCTGGACACCCTGGGCGTAGATCTGCGCAGCAACCGGGCCTGGATCAACGGCAAGGCGGTGCGTGTGGTCGCCGCGCAACCTGGCCTGCGTGGCCTTGGTGGCGTCAACGTGTTGGCATCACTGGACACCGCGCGTGCCATCGCCGGAACCGATCCGCATGAGGGCAGCACCTATTTCGTGGCGGGCACGCGATCGCCGGAATTGGCAGGTCGCGTGCGCGATCGCCTCAACGATTCAACGGGCCGCGCCACGCCTGTCGAATTCTGGACAGCACCGGAGTTCGCCAGCCGCTCGCAGCAGTACTGGCTGTTCGATACCGGTGCCGGCATCGCGGTGCTGTTCATAGCGGTCATCGTCTGCTTCGTCGGCGCGGTGATCACCAACCAGTCTTTCGCGGCGGTGGTGGCCGGTTCGGTACGCGAATACGCCACCCTCAATGCGCTCGGAGCAGGCCGCTACGCGCTGGCGCGGGTGGTGTTCGAACAGGCCGTGCTGATCGGTGGTGTCGGCATGCTGCTGGCCGCAGCCTTCAGCACGGTGGTGCTGTTGGCGGCGCAGACCCAGCGCGTGCCGGTACAGCTCACGCCGACGGTGGTTCTCGGCTGCGTGGCGCTGGTCGCGGTGATGGCCATGCTGTCGAGCATCATGGCGGTGCGCAGCGTCGTCCGCTCCGACCCATCGTTGCTGTTGCGTTGA
- a CDS encoding CII family transcriptional regulator, with product MSFHLKIQVGAHESQISHWKYDWRLQVQALPP from the coding sequence ATGTCTTTCCATCTGAAGATTCAAGTTGGCGCTCATGAATCGCAGATTTCTCATTGGAAATATGATTGGCGCTTGCAAGTCCAGGCGTTGCCGCCATAA
- the uvrC gene encoding excinuclease ABC subunit UvrC, with protein MTVVPVPTFDGKAFAAQLSTAPGVYRMYAADDTLLYVGKARALRNRVGSYFNGSPKNARIMSMLSQIVRMDVTVTRSEAEALLLENQLIKSLSPRYNVSLRDDKTYPHVLLTREDWPRIALHRGPRAIPGRYFGPYPGVTAVRETLNLMHKLFKLRSCEDSVFRNRSRPCLQYQIGRCSAPCVELVPAADYAESVRRAAMFLEGKSDELTRELGEQMQAASEALEFEQAARLRDLITSLRSMQTRQYVDGRAADLDVLAVAMQGSQACVMLLAFRDGRNLGTRPFFPRTNGEESPDEVLAAFVSQYYIEFEPPREILLDREIPDADLIGSALSASAERKVQLKWNVRGERAGYLELASRNAQLTLATEINSRTAQHARSEALRVMLGLAEPVKRVECFDISHTMGEATVASCVVFDAAGPVRSQYRRFNISGIEPGDDYAAMRQAIDRRFRRAVEEQGVLPDVLLIDGGAGQLAQALAALADLGVEGVLLVGVAKGVERRAGHEALVMPDGRELRPGAADPALQFIQQVRDEAHRFAITGHRGRRQKARMSSKLEDIPGIGPRRRASLLKHFGGLVGLKAAGEAEIAKVEGINDALAARIYANLHGLAAPDPAE; from the coding sequence ATGACCGTTGTTCCCGTCCCGACCTTCGATGGCAAGGCCTTCGCGGCCCAGCTGAGTACCGCCCCGGGCGTGTACCGCATGTATGCGGCCGACGACACGCTGTTGTACGTCGGCAAGGCCCGTGCGCTGCGCAACCGCGTGGGCAGTTACTTCAACGGCAGTCCGAAGAACGCGCGCATCATGTCGATGCTCTCGCAGATCGTGCGCATGGACGTGACCGTGACGCGCTCGGAAGCCGAAGCGCTGCTGCTGGAAAACCAGCTGATCAAGTCGCTGTCGCCGCGCTACAACGTGTCCCTGCGCGACGACAAGACCTATCCGCATGTGCTGCTGACCCGCGAGGACTGGCCGCGCATCGCCCTGCATCGTGGCCCGCGCGCCATTCCCGGGCGCTATTTCGGGCCATATCCCGGCGTCACTGCGGTGCGCGAGACGCTGAACCTGATGCACAAGCTGTTCAAGCTGCGCAGCTGCGAAGACAGCGTGTTCCGCAACCGCTCGCGGCCCTGCCTGCAGTATCAGATCGGGCGCTGCAGCGCGCCGTGCGTGGAGCTGGTGCCAGCAGCGGACTACGCCGAGTCGGTGCGCCGCGCGGCGATGTTCCTGGAAGGCAAGAGCGATGAGCTGACCCGGGAGCTGGGCGAGCAGATGCAGGCCGCCAGCGAAGCGCTGGAATTCGAGCAGGCCGCGCGACTGCGCGATCTGATTACTTCATTGCGCAGCATGCAGACCCGCCAGTACGTGGACGGCCGCGCGGCCGACCTGGATGTGCTGGCGGTGGCCATGCAGGGCTCGCAGGCCTGCGTGATGCTGCTGGCCTTCCGTGATGGCCGCAACCTGGGCACCCGCCCGTTCTTTCCCCGCACCAACGGCGAGGAAAGCCCGGATGAAGTGCTGGCGGCCTTTGTCTCGCAGTACTACATCGAATTCGAGCCGCCGCGCGAGATCCTGCTCGACCGCGAAATTCCCGATGCCGATCTGATCGGTTCGGCGCTGTCGGCCTCGGCCGAGCGCAAGGTGCAGCTGAAATGGAACGTGCGCGGCGAGCGCGCAGGCTACCTGGAACTGGCCAGCCGCAACGCGCAGTTGACCCTGGCCACCGAGATCAACAGCCGCACCGCGCAGCACGCGCGCAGCGAAGCGCTGCGGGTGATGCTGGGGCTGGCCGAACCGGTAAAGCGGGTGGAGTGCTTCGACATCAGCCACACCATGGGCGAAGCCACCGTGGCCTCCTGCGTGGTGTTTGACGCCGCTGGCCCGGTGCGTTCGCAGTACCGCCGTTTCAACATCAGCGGCATCGAGCCGGGCGATGATTACGCCGCGATGCGCCAGGCCATCGACCGCCGCTTCCGCCGCGCCGTGGAAGAGCAGGGCGTGCTGCCGGACGTGCTGCTGATCGACGGTGGCGCCGGCCAGCTGGCACAGGCGCTGGCGGCGCTGGCCGATCTGGGCGTGGAAGGCGTGCTGCTGGTGGGTGTGGCCAAAGGCGTGGAACGCCGTGCCGGCCACGAAGCCCTGGTGATGCCCGATGGCCGCGAACTGCGCCCGGGTGCGGCCGATCCCGCCCTGCAGTTCATCCAGCAGGTGCGCGATGAAGCGCACCGCTTCGCCATCACCGGCCATCGCGGGCGTCGGCAGAAGGCCCGGATGAGCAGCAAACTGGAAGACATCCCCGGCATCGGGCCGCGCCGGCGCGCCAGCCTGCTGAAGCATTTCGGCGGCCTGGTCGGCCTGAAAGCGGCTGGAGAAGCAGAAATCGCCAAGGTGGAAGGCATCAATGACGCCCTCGCAGCGCGCATCTACGCTAACCTGCACGGGTTGGCCGCGCCGGATCCGGCCGAGTAG
- a CDS encoding HlyD family secretion protein produces the protein MTRLPPLFSLSISLGAVLLLGACSKGAPVPAPPAASTSASADKVGVARGIIDVEGGLIALVPAMDGSVSTAPVKEGAVVRKGDVLLSLDGGLLEQEVGMANADLALATHRLRGSQAQLRELERNATRLATGASEGVSSNQQADAARQQLAGVRADVDVAGAQVEMAQHKLEHARLKLRQMSLTAPDAGTVVGQVPGVGAFVQAGKPAMSLLPARPLQVRAELSAAYADAVQVGMRATVVIDSDGTEGKPLPVARVVRISPVFAPARLPEDAGRGVAKVVECVLEFESAAKARVGQHVRVEFRK, from the coding sequence ATGACCAGATTGCCGCCGTTGTTTTCCCTCAGCATCTCCTTGGGCGCGGTATTGCTGCTGGGTGCCTGCAGCAAGGGTGCACCCGTACCCGCACCGCCGGCCGCGTCCACGTCCGCCAGCGCGGACAAGGTTGGCGTCGCCCGCGGCATCATCGATGTGGAAGGCGGGCTGATTGCACTGGTGCCAGCAATGGATGGTTCGGTCAGCACCGCGCCGGTGAAGGAAGGGGCGGTGGTCCGCAAGGGCGATGTCCTGCTTTCCCTGGATGGCGGACTGCTTGAACAGGAAGTGGGCATGGCCAACGCCGATCTCGCGCTGGCTACCCACCGGCTGAGGGGCAGCCAGGCACAGCTGCGCGAGTTGGAGCGCAATGCCACGCGTCTTGCCACCGGCGCCAGCGAAGGCGTCTCTTCCAACCAGCAGGCCGACGCCGCCAGGCAGCAGCTGGCCGGCGTCCGCGCCGATGTCGATGTGGCGGGCGCGCAGGTCGAGATGGCCCAGCACAAGCTGGAGCACGCCAGGCTCAAGCTGCGGCAGATGTCTTTGACCGCGCCGGATGCCGGCACCGTGGTTGGCCAGGTGCCCGGCGTGGGTGCGTTCGTGCAGGCCGGCAAGCCGGCGATGTCATTGCTGCCGGCGCGGCCGCTGCAGGTGCGCGCCGAACTGAGCGCGGCCTATGCCGATGCGGTGCAGGTTGGCATGCGCGCGACGGTGGTGATCGATAGCGATGGCACTGAGGGCAAGCCGCTGCCGGTGGCACGCGTGGTCCGCATCAGCCCGGTGTTCGCGCCGGCGCGGTTGCCGGAGGATGCAGGGCGCGGCGTGGCCAAGGTGGTGGAGTGCGTGCTGGAGTTCGAGAGTGCCGCGAAGGCACGCGTCGGCCAGCACGTGCGGGTGGAGTTCAGGAAGTAA
- a CDS encoding ArsR/SmtB family transcription factor, which yields MAQTSRSFINVGTLVGDHARAAMLLTLMDGRAHTASELAGVAGISPQTASSHLRRLLDGGILVVAVQGRHRYHRLASTEVADMLEGILRFSDQLPPLSPRTVRVDAGFRRARSCYRHLAGEYAVAISDHLLGIGAITAAAGHWQMTADGAAVLRAVGEPLAELIERSPQVKPERYCRGCLDCTERRPHMAGMVGEAMLESFLQNRWLRRLEGRRELQVTPAGQAAFHRLFDVGA from the coding sequence ATGGCCCAGACCTCCCGCTCTTTCATCAATGTCGGCACATTGGTCGGCGACCACGCACGCGCGGCCATGCTGTTGACGTTGATGGATGGCCGCGCGCACACGGCCTCCGAGCTGGCCGGCGTGGCTGGCATCTCGCCGCAGACGGCAAGCAGTCATCTACGGCGGTTGCTCGATGGCGGCATCCTGGTCGTGGCGGTACAGGGGCGTCACCGTTATCACCGGCTCGCCTCGACCGAGGTCGCCGACATGCTGGAAGGCATCCTGCGTTTCAGCGATCAACTGCCACCGCTCTCTCCGCGAACCGTCCGGGTCGATGCCGGCTTCCGCCGGGCACGCAGCTGCTATCGACACTTGGCGGGTGAATACGCTGTCGCCATCTCCGATCACCTGCTGGGCATCGGAGCGATCACCGCGGCTGCAGGCCATTGGCAGATGACGGCTGATGGCGCCGCTGTCCTGCGCGCCGTGGGCGAGCCGCTGGCAGAGCTGATCGAACGATCACCGCAGGTGAAGCCCGAGCGCTACTGCCGTGGCTGCCTGGACTGCACCGAGCGTCGCCCGCACATGGCCGGCATGGTCGGCGAAGCCATGCTGGAGAGCTTCCTGCAGAACCGCTGGCTGCGTCGCCTCGAGGGGCGGCGCGAACTGCAGGTCACGCCAGCCGGGCAGGCAGCTTTCCACAGGCTGTTCGACGTGGGCGCCTGA
- a CDS encoding flavin reductase family protein, translating to MTTLNEDGSANISPLSSFWALGDRVVLGIGEQGQGCSNLLARGECVLNFAAATQATQVEAIARATARTPVPDSKRHMGYVHVRDKFELGGFSRVESVLVAPPAIAECPLQVEVALLASHRPSGKQDQGFMIVEGRICRVHAHEAITVAGTQHIDVQRWAPLIYLFRHYVGTTTPMARNFRADDPAPAAA from the coding sequence ATGACCACGCTGAATGAAGACGGCAGTGCGAACATCAGCCCGCTTTCGTCATTCTGGGCGTTGGGCGACCGCGTGGTGCTCGGCATCGGCGAACAGGGCCAAGGCTGCAGCAACCTCCTGGCACGCGGCGAATGTGTACTGAACTTCGCAGCTGCCACGCAGGCGACGCAGGTTGAAGCCATCGCCCGCGCCACCGCGCGCACCCCTGTGCCGGATTCAAAGCGTCATATGGGTTACGTGCATGTGCGTGACAAGTTCGAACTGGGCGGCTTCAGCCGCGTCGAATCTGTGCTGGTGGCACCGCCGGCGATCGCCGAATGCCCGCTGCAGGTGGAGGTCGCGCTGCTTGCTTCGCATCGACCCAGCGGAAAGCAGGATCAGGGATTCATGATCGTCGAGGGACGGATCTGCCGGGTGCATGCACACGAGGCGATCACCGTTGCAGGTACCCAACACATCGACGTGCAGCGCTGGGCACCGCTGATCTATCTGTTCCGCCACTATGTGGGCACGACGACGCCGATGGCGCGCAACTTCCGCGCCGACGATCCGGCGCCAGCGGCGGCTTGA
- a CDS encoding TolC family protein produces MSVPVPDLPDRTPVVWNQAAPAQGVAVDARQWWKVLADARLNALVEEAIAGNLDLQQATLRLQAVRLVSGTADARFRPEITASAKQVQDAAAVDTYFHAGVEAIWDLGLFGAAESARLSAQAANANAEALRDAAQVAVVADVVRSYLDLSVAQAQADLLGKQQAVDARGEQLGLVRQRLHLDEPGELDRLRARQATTRAAIAQADENAGNAARALALLLGRDGPDPAWNAYRTPPQLSAFTLQQVPADLLRHRPQILLAEADVLQAAAEKGSARASMYPKLSLGGSILYAYNLTQNARSNSDSSPSIGPYIDIPLWDWGQRRARYQSDDKQLDAALLGYRKAVLQGVAEVEGALGSLARQDSSIQSLQVADDAARQQVARQARQVQLGLSSEFDGLESQRAALSAQADLIGAQGTRVLAFASLYRAVGGAPLPVEPEGDAQ; encoded by the coding sequence ATGTCGGTGCCGGTTCCCGATCTGCCCGATCGCACTCCAGTGGTCTGGAATCAAGCCGCCCCTGCGCAGGGCGTCGCGGTCGATGCGCGGCAGTGGTGGAAGGTGCTGGCCGATGCGCGCTTGAACGCACTGGTGGAAGAGGCGATCGCCGGCAATCTGGACCTGCAGCAGGCCACGCTGCGGCTGCAGGCGGTACGCCTGGTGTCGGGCACCGCCGATGCGCGCTTCCGTCCGGAGATAACGGCCAGTGCAAAGCAGGTGCAGGACGCCGCCGCGGTCGACACCTACTTCCACGCCGGCGTCGAAGCGATCTGGGATCTCGGCCTGTTTGGTGCAGCGGAAAGTGCGCGGCTGAGCGCGCAGGCGGCCAACGCAAATGCAGAGGCACTGCGCGATGCAGCGCAGGTGGCGGTCGTCGCTGATGTGGTGCGCAGCTATCTGGATCTTTCCGTCGCGCAGGCGCAGGCGGATCTGTTGGGTAAGCAACAGGCGGTTGACGCACGCGGCGAGCAACTGGGGCTGGTGCGGCAGCGCCTGCATCTGGACGAGCCTGGCGAGCTGGATCGTCTGCGTGCGCGGCAGGCGACCACACGCGCTGCCATTGCACAGGCGGATGAAAACGCAGGCAACGCCGCGCGTGCGCTGGCGCTGCTGCTGGGGCGCGATGGGCCGGATCCGGCCTGGAATGCCTACCGCACGCCGCCGCAATTGAGCGCCTTCACCTTGCAGCAGGTGCCGGCCGATCTGCTGCGCCATCGCCCGCAGATCCTGCTGGCCGAGGCCGATGTGCTGCAGGCTGCCGCCGAAAAGGGCAGTGCACGCGCGTCGATGTACCCGAAACTGAGCCTGGGCGGCTCCATCCTGTACGCCTACAACCTCACCCAGAACGCACGCTCCAACTCCGATTCCAGCCCATCGATCGGTCCCTATATCGACATTCCGCTGTGGGACTGGGGCCAGCGTCGCGCGCGCTACCAGTCCGACGACAAGCAACTGGATGCGGCGTTGCTGGGCTATCGCAAGGCCGTGCTGCAAGGCGTGGCTGAAGTGGAAGGCGCATTGGGCAGCCTGGCCCGTCAGGACAGCAGCATCCAGTCGCTGCAGGTGGCCGACGACGCTGCCCGGCAGCAGGTCGCCCGACAGGCCCGGCAGGTGCAGCTTGGCCTCTCCAGTGAGTTCGACGGGCTGGAAAGCCAGCGTGCGGCGTTGTCCGCGCAGGCCGATCTGATTGGTGCGCAGGGTACGCGCGTGCTCGCCTTCGCATCGCTCTACCGGGCAGTGGGCGGCGCACCCTTGCCGGTCGAGCCTGAAGGCGACGCGCAATGA
- the pgsA gene encoding CDP-diacylglycerol--glycerol-3-phosphate 3-phosphatidyltransferase yields MTLTLPTWLTLLRIVMIPVLVLVFYLPYTWTNFASAAIFGLAAITDWLDGWIARRYGLESAFGAFLDPVADKLMVAVALFLIVQGHPTPWMAFWAAVIVGREIAVSALREWMAELGQRAKVRVAMIGKVKTTAQMVALLCLLYSVAPNVPVNDIWMGPPVFHIGDWTLAIAAVLTLWSGLQYLHAAWPSLRDDERAARERSRQKKLGNG; encoded by the coding sequence ATGACGTTGACCCTGCCCACCTGGCTGACCCTGTTGCGGATCGTGATGATCCCGGTGCTGGTGCTGGTGTTCTACCTGCCCTACACCTGGACCAACTTCGCATCGGCAGCGATCTTTGGCCTGGCCGCGATCACCGACTGGCTCGATGGCTGGATCGCGCGTCGTTACGGCCTGGAGTCGGCGTTCGGCGCCTTCCTCGACCCGGTCGCGGACAAGTTGATGGTGGCGGTGGCGCTGTTCCTGATCGTGCAGGGTCATCCGACCCCGTGGATGGCGTTCTGGGCGGCGGTGATCGTCGGCCGCGAGATCGCGGTGTCGGCGCTGCGCGAGTGGATGGCCGAACTCGGCCAGCGTGCCAAGGTGCGGGTGGCGATGATCGGCAAGGTCAAGACCACCGCGCAGATGGTCGCGCTGCTGTGCCTGCTGTATTCGGTGGCGCCCAACGTGCCGGTCAACGACATCTGGATGGGCCCGCCGGTATTCCATATCGGTGACTGGACCCTGGCCATTGCCGCGGTGCTGACCCTGTGGTCGGGCCTGCAGTACCTGCACGCCGCCTGGCCCAGCTTGCGTGACGACGAGCGCGCCGCGCGCGAGCGTTCGCGGCAGAAGAAGCTGGGCAACGGTTGA